The Paenibacillus macerans genome includes a window with the following:
- a CDS encoding GerAB/ArcD/ProY family transporter: protein MEKEKISNIQLAFMMYLMVGGTSILIVPSFTAAQAKQDMWISPVLGSVFGLLIVWLTWSLHRMFPGETLIQYVQRVLGKALGNAFIAVILFFQIDAIGLIVREYAEFTVQAFLSQTPLVIIIASIVLTCSFAVRAGVEVIGRFGLIYGPLFFLFVLAIFLLLLPDYKFTNMLPVFGLGIRPALKGALEPSVWFMEFLFIYSFYPAVRQGDQTLKGGIFAVALMMFTMVITNFTCLFLYGEATANLTFPTLSASRYISISDFFSHVEAIVMALWMLGGFVQISMWYYSLTLSTAQWLKLDNYRFLVFPVGLLIGVFSIWTAKNFQQMLKFFPTGGTGFSFVALLLMPLLLYAVALIRRKFFFNKY from the coding sequence ATGGAAAAGGAAAAGATTTCGAATATACAACTCGCCTTTATGATGTATTTGATGGTCGGAGGCACCTCGATTCTCATCGTGCCGTCGTTCACCGCGGCGCAAGCCAAGCAGGATATGTGGATATCCCCCGTTCTTGGTTCGGTGTTCGGGCTTCTCATCGTATGGCTGACGTGGAGCTTGCACCGGATGTTTCCGGGAGAGACGTTGATCCAGTATGTGCAGCGCGTACTCGGAAAAGCGCTGGGAAACGCGTTCATCGCCGTGATCCTGTTTTTCCAGATCGACGCGATCGGCTTAATCGTCAGGGAATATGCGGAATTTACCGTTCAAGCGTTCCTGTCGCAAACGCCGCTCGTCATTATTATCGCCAGCATTGTGCTGACGTGTTCATTTGCGGTCAGGGCGGGCGTGGAAGTTATCGGGAGGTTCGGATTGATCTACGGTCCGCTGTTCTTTTTGTTTGTGCTGGCCATCTTTTTATTGCTATTGCCCGATTACAAATTTACGAACATGCTTCCCGTATTCGGCCTGGGGATTCGTCCCGCGTTAAAAGGGGCGTTGGAGCCCTCGGTTTGGTTTATGGAGTTTTTGTTTATCTACTCTTTTTACCCGGCGGTCCGCCAAGGGGATCAGACCTTAAAAGGAGGGATATTCGCGGTCGCGCTGATGATGTTCACGATGGTGATCACCAATTTTACCTGCTTGTTCCTGTACGGGGAAGCTACGGCCAACCTTACTTTTCCGACGCTTTCGGCATCGCGGTATATCAGCATTTCGGACTTCTTTTCCCATGTGGAGGCGATTGTGATGGCGCTTTGGATGCTGGGCGGTTTTGTGCAAATATCCATGTGGTACTATTCCTTGACGTTGAGTACGGCACAATGGCTCAAGCTGGACAATTACCGCTTCCTCGTGTTTCCGGTCGGCCTGCTCATCGGGGTTTTCAGCATCTGGACGGCCAAAAATTTTCAGCAGATGCTGAAATTTTTTCCGACCGGAGGGACGGGGTTTTCTTTCGTTGCCCTGTTACTGATGCCGCTTCTGCTCTATGCGGTGGCGCTGATTCGGCGGAAATTTTTTTTCAACAAATATTGA